The genomic segment TTGTTTATAGTTTATTCAGGATTTATATTTCTTAAAGTTAAAAATCTAGATAACTATAATTTTTATGAAGGTAAAATAATTGGACTTCGTGAGATAACATCATCACATACATCGGGAAGAGGAGGTTCAGTATTAATAAACAGAAATATTCCTGAAGTTGAATACTATAAAGGTAAAGATACAATTAGGTATGATCAAGGAGAATTGAGACTTGTTACTAATTTTGAGCTTAATGAGAAAGTGACAATTTTAGAAAATAAAGAAAACGAATATGAGAATAAGATTTACAGTCTCTTTTATTACTGGATCGATTACAATGAATTAATACTTTTTTTATTAGCTTTTTTATTTGTATTTGGATACATTAAGAACTTTATCAAATAATATACAATCCTGAGCAAATGCTCAGGATTTTTTTTACCCTGACATCAGGTATTTTGTTAAGCTAGTTTGTTGATAATTAATATTTTATTTTTTAGGTGTTGCATAATTGTTAGAAAAATAATACTTTAGTTGAAAATTTAATAAGCTTATGAGGAAATTCATACTTTTATTATTTGTTTTATTTAGTTTAACTGTTTTTTCGCAGGAAGAACAATATTCTATTGTAGTAAAAGATATAGAAACACAGCTACCTATTGAAAATGCCACGGTTGTTATTCTAAAAACAAAACAAATATTATCCAGCAATAAAGATGGTAAAGTAACTTTTATGCTTACCGGAGGTTCTAATGTACAGGTTTCAGAAACCAATTATGAAACTCTAACGGTACGCTGGACATCTTTAAACGGAGATCAAAAATTTGTTGTTTATCTAAAAAGTAATAATACCAAACTAGATGAAATTGTTCTTAGTAAACAGTCTCCACAAAAAGTACTTCAAAAACTTGTAGATAATTCATCAAAAAAACTAGCAGCATCTTATAGATTAAAGGTTTATGTAAGAGAATTTTTTATAATGGATAATAAATATTCTTACTATAATGACGGCTTGGTTAATTTTCAGTTTTCGGGAAGTCCTTCTACAACTCTTTTGGTAGAACAAAACAGATCGTATGGTTTGCTGGAATCAGACGTGAGCGCTGATTTAAGAGGTTATGATTTGAATAATATCATGAAGAATTATTCTGATTTTAAGTACTTTGATCCGCTTTTAGATCCGAAAGCAAAAAAAGAATATGATTTTGTAATTAGAGGCCACGCTAAAAATAAGGATTATTATGTAATGTATATTACACCTTTTGATAAAGCAAAAGAAGCGGTTGATAATTTTGAAATTGTTTACGATCCTGAAAAGAAATTAATCGTAGAATTTAAAATTGATATTACACCACAAAACCTTGATAAGCTTGAAGAAAAAACGGAAGTTAATTCTAAAAACCTTACTAAATCGTATATTGACGTAAGTTACAGAGTTGATGGTGAGGATTATTATTTGCTGGGTTCAAATGAAGAAATTGCTTATAATCTTATTTTAAAAGATGTAACCAAAAAGATTCAGGTTCGAAATAGTTTTACGACAACCCATTTCAACAAACAAAATTTTACTTATAAAGAGAGCGATGTTTTTAAAGAGAAATCTCTTTTTAATAAAAGAAACAAAATCATGACCAATTATTGGGATATTTCTGGATTTGTAGCTACTGACGAAGAAAAAGCGATTATTGCGTCTTTAGATTATAAGTTGTAATTTATTTAAAAAACATAAAAATCCTGAACATTAAGTTCAGGATTTTTTTTGTGCTACAATAACGTAAGTGTCATAGGCATACGTTTTTCGATCAATAGTTTGAAGTATTTCAAAATTGTTTAAATATAAAAACAGTTCTATTTCGTTGCGTGTAAAAACACGAACAGTAGAAAAATCATTTTCGATAATTTTTTTTTCACCATTTTCAACAGCATAATATTTTGCTGTCCATTCGAGCATAAAATTTTCTAATGCGTTATTGGTGTCCCAATGACTTTCTCTTATGTATTGTACATTTTCATATTCGGCTTCATGAATTATAATGGGATTTTCTTTTGTAAAAGGAATAAAACGATTCGCATCAATAAAATCGAAAATTAATATTCCGTTTGGATTAAGATTTTTATGTACAGAATCAAAAGTCCTGTTAACGTCATCATTTGATATAAGGTAACTTGTAGATCTTCCTGTAATTAAAATAGAATCAACAGGATTATCTAATTTAAAATCACGCATATCGCCTTTGTTAAAAATGCAGTCTTTATTTCGTTCTTTTGCAATCGAAATCATGTCTTCGCTGTAATCAAGACCTTGATAATTTTGATTGTTTTGATTAAATCGTTTTGCAAGATTTCCGGTACCGCTTCCAATTTCTAAAATGCTGGAAGTTTTATTGTTCTCAATAAGATTGTTGTAAAAATTATATTCTTCATCATAATTGACAAAGGTTTGATACATGGCATCATATATTGCCGCCATTTTTCCATCGTATAAATTTGCCATAACATTTGAATTTTAATTATAAAATTACAAAAAAGAGAGCTGCCCTAAGGCAGCTCTTCATTATTTAGGATATTTCAGATTTAGAATTTATAGTTTAAAGATAAATTAAACATAGTTCCTAACTGGCTGAAATGGAATCCATCATAAGTCATTCTTGAATAACGCTGGTTGAAAGTAATCAGGTTAGATTGTGCTTTTGTTTGTGCAGGATCTGCTAATATTGCTTCTCCGGCAGCATTCTCGGCTACGAACTTCCATTCTGGTAAAACGTTAAATAAGTTGTTTACATTTAAGGCAATTGTAAATTTTTCAGTGGCATTAAAGTTTACTCCTAAGTCAGTAACGATTTTAGGAATAAATTCAGTTTTTAGATTTTCATCTAAACCATCTTGATTAAAAGTTGTTTTTCCGAAGTAAGTATTGTTTAAAGAAAACCCGAATTTACCTATTTCGTAGTTTACTCCAAGAATCCATTTAGTGTCAGGTCTTGATGTAAAAGTTAAAGAAGTTAAAATATCTCCAAAAGAGTTATTGGTTACAGGAGAAATTCTTTCGTTTTGTAAAGTTATATTTCCAGAAACATTAAAGCCTAATTTTCCTTCTCCAATTCCAATATTATTATAATTGGCTACAACATCTAAACCAGAAGTTCTTGAATCGAATGAGTTAGAAAACCATGCTACATTACCAAATTGAGTATCTTGTCTGTCTCCTAATACAATTCGGTCTTCTACCTTGATATTATAGTAGTCAATTGTAAAATTGAAGTTTCTAAAAGGTTTTGCACCAACACCTACAGTAATATTAGTAGACTTTTCGGGACTTAAACGAGGAATACCTAATTGTCTTGCCTGAGGTGAAATATTATTAATAATACCACTAATTTGAATTCCTTGTCCGGCAACAAATGAATATTGAGATTTTTGAGTATAAATTTGATGTAAAGTAGGCGCTCTAAAACCTGTAGAAACAGAACCTCTTAAAGTAACTTTATCATCAAGGAATTTATATCTTGTACTTGCTTTCCAAACGGTTGCGCCTCCAAAGTCGCTATATTCTTCATGACGAACAGTTCCGTTGATTAAAAAGTCTTTTGTAATATCAAACGCCGCATCAAGATAAACCCCCACATTGTATCTGTTCCATTTTCCTGAGTTTTCAGGTCTGTTTCCTGCAAATGAGTCAGCACCGGTTCCGTCCCAAGAAGCTTTATCACCTTCAATTACAGTAAAGTTTTCACTTCTGAACTCCGTTCCAAAAGCAATACTGATCTGATCTGATACAATTTTCGAAACGTCAATGTTTCCAACAACGTGATTAAAAGAAGTTCCTCCTGGTTTAAACGAAATAGGGCTGTTTTCTCTATAAACGTTGTTTCCGTCAGCATCTACAATGTTTGATCTGTTAACAGAGTTATTTACAATATAAATTTGTTTATTACCACCAACAGTAATACTAGCGTCAGTATTCCATCCGTTTTTAATGGTTTTAAAACCTAAAGTAGCGTTATAGTCATTTAAATCTCCTTCAAAAGTTGGTCCATAACCATCATAAGAAGGGTTGTTAGGATCACCATTTCCAAAGAAATTATTTAAGTATGGATCATCTGCAAGTGGTCTCCAATAAGGAGTTCTAAAGTTAGCAAATGAATTTACTTTTTTGTAAACGTATGCTGCGTTATAATACAAATTAGTAGTTTCACTAATATAATTTCCTCCATTAATCAGGAATTTTGCAGCAGCAGTTTCAGGCGAACCGTTAATGTTTCTGGCATCAGGATGTCTGGCTAAAAAAGACTGAACATCAGCGATGTCAGCACCAAAATCTCCCGCTTCACCTTCTGCATCAACTTTTCCCGGTCTGTTTGCTAAATTCACTTTAGAAAAATCAATTGTATAGTTTAAAAAACCTTTTTCACCAACTGTTGTTCCGTTGTTTAAGCTTACGCCCAGCATCTCTCCATCACCCTCAGAGGTAATACCGCTTCTTAAAGTAATAGAACCATCAGTATTGTTTTTCTTTAAAATGATGTTCATTACACCTGCAATTGCATCAGAACCATATTGCGCAGAAGCTCCGTCACGAAGAATCTCAACTCTTTCGATCGCATCTGTTGGAATCGCAGAAATATCTGCACCTGTTTCCCCACGACCCGGAGAGGTTTGAACATAAAGTAATGCACTTAAATTTTTACGTTTACCATTTATAAGAATCAACGTTCTACTTGGCCCCATATTTCTAATTTCATACGGATCTAATAATGACGTAGCATCATTTACCGGAGTTTGAACCGTATTAAAAGAAGGAATTTTGTATTGTAAAGCCTTATCAAATGTCGCCTGTCCTGTAGAAGTAAGGTCCTTAGTAGACAATACATCAATAGGAAGTGCACTGGTAGTGTTACTTCTGGCAGCCGTTCTTGATCCTGTAACTACTACTTCATCAAGGCTTTGGCCTCCTTCTTCAGATAATGAAACATCAATTTGAGAAGAATTGGCTAATCTCGTAACGCTGCTGTAGCCTAAATAGCTGAAAACTAATGAAGCACCCTCTTTTACAGTTATTTTGTAAGATCCATCGATATCGGTTGATACACCATTGTTTGTTCCTTTTTCGATAATGTTTACACCAGGCAGTGGAGTTCCTGTATTGTCCTTTACTACACCGGAAACTTGCCTCTGAGCAAAAATAAAGACGGTGTTAAATAAAAAAAATAAAATTGCAATTTTTCTCATGTTAATTGTTGTTTTGGTTAAAAAATTTCAAGTGGTTTGTTAAATATTGTGATAAAAATAATCTTATTTAACAAAACATTATAAAAAAGTTTGATTTTTTTTAAGAAAAGGATTAAAAAAACATATATCGTCATTTTTTGTTTAGTTAAGAGCTATTAAATCTTATATTTGCAAAATTTTAAAGCCAAAAAGTATGATTTTATCAAAATACGGGCTATTGTAAAAAGTAATATAAATACGACTAATCAGAGACTAAGTGTTTGAGGCAGAACACAGTATTTTTGGGGTCTCAGAGAGGTTCAATAACATAAAAAACAAATTTTATCTACATATGAAAGCAGGAATTGTAGGATTACCAAATGTTGGAAAATCAACATTATTTAATTGTTTATCTAATGCAAAAGCGCAAAGTGCGAACTTTCCGTTTTGTACAATCGAACCTAATATTGGTGTTGTGAACGTTCCGGATCCAAGAATCAATAAATTAGAAGAATTGGTAAAACCAGAGCGCGTTCAAATGGCAACTGTAGATATCGTTGATATTGCAGGTTTGGTAAAAGGAGCGAGTAAAGGTGAAGGTCTTGGAAACCAATTTTTAGGAAACATTAGAGAATGTAATGCTATCATTCACGTTTTACGTTGTTTTGACAATGATAATATTGTACACGTTGACGGAAACGTAAACCCAATTCGTGACAAAGAAACGATTGATATCGAATTGCAGTTGAAAGATTTAGAAACAATCGAAAAGCGTTTAGAAAAAGTAAAACGTGCTGCAAAAACAGGAAACAAAGAAGCACAGGCGGAAGAAGCTTTACTAAACAGAATTAGAGAAGCTCTTTTACAGGCAAAATCGGCAAGAACAGTTGTTCCTCAAAATAATGATGAAGAAGTTTTAATGGAAGCTTTCCAGTTAATTACAGCAAAACCGGTTTTATACGTTTGTAATGTTGACGAAAGTTCTGCAGTAAACGGAAACAAATATGTTGATCAGGTTCGTGAATTAGTAAAAGATGAAGATGCTGAGGTTATTGTGCTTTCAGTAGGAGCGGAGGCTGATATTACAGAATTAGAAAGTTACGAAGAGCGTCAGATTTTCCTTGAAGATATGGGACTTGAAGAGCCGGGAGCATCAGTTTTAATTCGTGCAGCTTACAAATTATTAAAACAACAAACTTATTTTACAGCTGGTGTAAAAGAAGTTCGTGCCTGGACAATTAATATTGGAGCAACTGCACCACAGGCTGCAGGAGTTATCCATACTGATTTTGAAAAAGGATTTATCCGTGCTGAGGTAATTTCATACGAGGATTACGTTCACTACGGTTCTGAAGCAAAAGCAAAAGAAGCTGGAAAATTCAGAGTAGAAGGAAAAGAATATGTTGTAAAAGATGGTGATGTGATGCATTTCCGTTTCAACGTTTAATTTTTTTTTAGAGTAAAGAAGAAAGAAACAAGAGAATAGACTAAAACTGCTGGAGGAATTCAGCAGTTTTTTTTATGTTTATTATTTAAGTCTCTATTGTTAGGCTGAGCGAAGTCGAAGTCCACGTAAGCTCCATAAAGTATTGTCATTCTTTGCGTGGGCTTCGACTTCGCTCAGCCTGACAATCTTTTTCAAAAAAAATCCGTTTAAATCCGCGCTTTCGCGAAAGCGAACCCGTAAAATCCGTGTACCATTTTCAGCAATAAAAATTTTTGGCTTAAAAATTGGTTACAGAAAAATTACCAATTACTAATCTAAAATATACCAATTAAAATGCTAAAAAAAACTTTCAAATTTCTAGGGTGGACACTTTTCGGAATCTTCGGATTTCTTGTTCTTTATGTTTTATCAGTTTATCTGATTTCTAAAATCACGGTTAATTCTGATGCAGATTTTGTAAAACAGCAAAGACCAATTCCAATTTATATCCTCTCAAATGGTGTTCATACCGATATTGTCGTTCCGATAAAAAATGAAATCAAAGACTGGAGAAATGAAATCCAGTTTAACCAGACACAATCAAAGGATTCATTAATGAATTTTATTGCTTTCGGCTGGGGCGACAAAGGTTTTTATCTGGATACACCAGAATGGTCAGATTTAAAAGCAAGTACAGCTTGTAAAGCCGCATTCGGAATCAGTTCTTCTGCAATGCATACTACATTTTTCAAACAATTAAGAGAAGGCGAAGATTGTAAACGCATTATGATTTCAAAAGAAAACTACCAAAGTCTGGTTAATTATATTTCAGAGAGTTTTAGAAATCCAATTCATCCGGAATGGATAGAAGGTCACAGTTACGGAAAAAAAGATGCTTTTTATGAAGCTAAAGGAAGTTACAGTCTTTTTTATACCTGCAATACCTGGGCAAACAATGCTTTAAAAGCTGCAAATCAAAAAGCAAGTTTATGGACAGTTTATGATAAAGGGATTTTTTGTCATTATAAATAAGTTATAGTTCCTACGGAACAATTACTATATGCCTCTTTTTTTTGTTACCGATATTAAATCTCTACGAGATTCTTTTTTTAAAATCAAATTTTAAATCTTGATATGATATTTTGTTAGAAATTAAATATCGGTAACAAAGTTTTTTATCATTTTGGGAAATATTCCCTTAAGAATAATTAAATCTTTGCAAGATATTCCGTTAGGAATAAATATCGGTAGTAAAAATGTTTTATCATCCCGTAAAATATTCCGTTAGGAATTACATATCGGTAGATGGAAAAAATGTAAAATTCCGCCAAAAATCAAGAATTAAGAATTTTTCAATATTGCGTAAATTTGAGAGAATATCAAAAAATCAGCAAATGAAAAATCATAATATTTTTTCGAAATCATGGTATTTATTAAAAAATACATTTCTGGAATTTAACGACGATAATGCCATAAAATTAAGTGCGGCATTATCCTATTATACCATTTTCGCACTGCCTCCTTTATTAATTATTATCATTACAATCTGTGGATTCTTTTTTGGAGAAGAAGCTGTAACCGGACAATTATACGGACAAATAAACAGATTGGTTGGTAATAATGCAGCTGTGCAGATTCAGGAAGCGATCAAAAATGTACAATTGTCAGACAGTAATGTTTTTGTAACCATTTTTGGGGTTGTAATGCTGCTGGTTGGAGCTTCAGGAGTTTTTGCCGAAATTCAGAGTTCCATCAATTATATTTGGGGGTTAAGAGCTAAACCCAATAAAGGACTAAAGAAATTCATTCAAAACAGAATTATGTCATTTTCGATGATTGTTTCTGTTGGGTTTTTAATGCTTGTTAGTTTAATGCTCAATGCAACACTAGATGTTTTAAATGCCAGATTAAAACTGTATTTCCCAGACAGTACCGTTTATTTTTTTTATATCATTAATTTGGTGATTGTTTTTTCTAGTATCACCTTACTTTTTGCGATTATATTTCGAACTTTACCAGATGGAATTATTAAGTGGAAAGATGCATTTATTGGCTCATCCTGCACCGCAATTTTATTTATGATAGGTAAATTTGCAATCGGCGTTTATCTCGGCAATTCTACAGTTGCGAGTGTTTACGGAGCGGCAGGATCAGTAATTATAATATTAGTTTGGGTTTATTATTCGGCTATTATATTGTATTTTGGTGCAGAATTTACCAAAGTTTATGCAAAAGCTTTTGGAGGAAGTATTTCGCCAAATGATTATTCTGTAGAAATACAAAAAGAAGTTTTTGAAATCGAAAATGCCTAAAAAATTTTATGGCTTAATTTTTGAAAGTACCCAATTATATAAATACCACAATATGAAAATTATAGCCTTTGGAGGAAGTAATAGTAAACAATCCATCAACAAACGATTAGCAACATATGCATCAAGCCTGTTTGAAGGTGCAGATGTTGAGGTTTTGGATTTAAACGATTATGCAATGCCTCTTTTTAGTGTAGACTTAGAAAAAGAAATCGGTCAGCATGAAATTGCACAAGCATTTTTAAATAAACTTAAAGAAGCCGATATTCTGGTTGTTTCTATGGCAGAGAATAACGGAAATTATTCTGCTGCTTTCAAAAATCTTTTCGACTGGAGTTCCCGAATTGAAAAAGATGTTTTTCAGCATATTCCAATGTTATTATTAGCTACTTCTCCGGGCGGAAGAGGAGGAGCATCTGTTTTAGGAATTGCGCAAAACCTTTTTCCTCGTTACGGCGGTGAGATTAAAGGATCATTTTCGCTTCCTTCTTTCAATGCCAATTTCGATTTAGAACACAATAAAATTTCAAATCCTGAATTAGATCAGGAATTGAAAAATATCATAAAATCAAGTTTTTAATAAATGAAAAAAATAAAGATTGGTTTTATATTCCTTTTGCTGAATATCATTTTTACTTGTTCGGTATTTGCACAGAAATATAATGAAGTTGATAAAATCGTTTTAAAATATCCCAAAAATTTTAATTCGACTGAACAATTAGCGGATAAAATCAATAATGATTTCAAGTCTGATTATGATAAAGCACGTGCTATTTACAGCTGGATTGCCTTCAATATAAAATACGATTACAATGCTTATTTAAATCCGCCTAAATCGCAGGGATTCAGTTATTCAACAGAAGCAGAAAAACAGCGAAAAATTAAAGAATTGAACGATAAATTGTTTCAAAAAGCATTTAGTTCGAAAAAAGCTGTTTGCGAAGGATTTACTGCTTTGTATCAGCATTTAGCACAATTATCAGGATTAAAATGTGAGATAATCAGAGGAGATTCTAAAATTTCGGTAAGAG from the Flavobacterium sp. genome contains:
- a CDS encoding class I SAM-dependent methyltransferase; translation: MANLYDGKMAAIYDAMYQTFVNYDEEYNFYNNLIENNKTSSILEIGSGTGNLAKRFNQNNQNYQGLDYSEDMISIAKERNKDCIFNKGDMRDFKLDNPVDSILITGRSTSYLISNDDVNRTFDSVHKNLNPNGILIFDFIDANRFIPFTKENPIIIHEAEYENVQYIRESHWDTNNALENFMLEWTAKYYAVENGEKKIIENDFSTVRVFTRNEIELFLYLNNFEILQTIDRKTYAYDTYVIVAQKKS
- a CDS encoding TonB-dependent receptor, which encodes MRKIAILFFLFNTVFIFAQRQVSGVVKDNTGTPLPGVNIIEKGTNNGVSTDIDGSYKITVKEGASLVFSYLGYSSVTRLANSSQIDVSLSEEGGQSLDEVVVTGSRTAARSNTTSALPIDVLSTKDLTSTGQATFDKALQYKIPSFNTVQTPVNDATSLLDPYEIRNMGPSRTLILINGKRKNLSALLYVQTSPGRGETGADISAIPTDAIERVEILRDGASAQYGSDAIAGVMNIILKKNNTDGSITLRSGITSEGDGEMLGVSLNNGTTVGEKGFLNYTIDFSKVNLANRPGKVDAEGEAGDFGADIADVQSFLARHPDARNINGSPETAAAKFLINGGNYISETTNLYYNAAYVYKKVNSFANFRTPYWRPLADDPYLNNFFGNGDPNNPSYDGYGPTFEGDLNDYNATLGFKTIKNGWNTDASITVGGNKQIYIVNNSVNRSNIVDADGNNVYRENSPISFKPGGTSFNHVVGNIDVSKIVSDQISIAFGTEFRSENFTVIEGDKASWDGTGADSFAGNRPENSGKWNRYNVGVYLDAAFDITKDFLINGTVRHEEYSDFGGATVWKASTRYKFLDDKVTLRGSVSTGFRAPTLHQIYTQKSQYSFVAGQGIQISGIINNISPQARQLGIPRLSPEKSTNITVGVGAKPFRNFNFTIDYYNIKVEDRIVLGDRQDTQFGNVAWFSNSFDSRTSGLDVVANYNNIGIGEGKLGFNVSGNITLQNERISPVTNNSFGDILTSLTFTSRPDTKWILGVNYEIGKFGFSLNNTYFGKTTFNQDGLDENLKTEFIPKIVTDLGVNFNATEKFTIALNVNNLFNVLPEWKFVAENAAGEAILADPAQTKAQSNLITFNQRYSRMTYDGFHFSQLGTMFNLSLNYKF
- a CDS encoding NAD(P)H-dependent oxidoreductase, yielding MKIIAFGGSNSKQSINKRLATYASSLFEGADVEVLDLNDYAMPLFSVDLEKEIGQHEIAQAFLNKLKEADILVVSMAENNGNYSAAFKNLFDWSSRIEKDVFQHIPMLLLATSPGGRGGASVLGIAQNLFPRYGGEIKGSFSLPSFNANFDLEHNKISNPELDQELKNIIKSSF
- a CDS encoding YihY/virulence factor BrkB family protein, translating into MKNHNIFSKSWYLLKNTFLEFNDDNAIKLSAALSYYTIFALPPLLIIIITICGFFFGEEAVTGQLYGQINRLVGNNAAVQIQEAIKNVQLSDSNVFVTIFGVVMLLVGASGVFAEIQSSINYIWGLRAKPNKGLKKFIQNRIMSFSMIVSVGFLMLVSLMLNATLDVLNARLKLYFPDSTVYFFYIINLVIVFSSITLLFAIIFRTLPDGIIKWKDAFIGSSCTAILFMIGKFAIGVYLGNSTVASVYGAAGSVIIILVWVYYSAIILYFGAEFTKVYAKAFGGSISPNDYSVEIQKEVFEIENA
- the ychF gene encoding redox-regulated ATPase YchF, which produces MKAGIVGLPNVGKSTLFNCLSNAKAQSANFPFCTIEPNIGVVNVPDPRINKLEELVKPERVQMATVDIVDIAGLVKGASKGEGLGNQFLGNIRECNAIIHVLRCFDNDNIVHVDGNVNPIRDKETIDIELQLKDLETIEKRLEKVKRAAKTGNKEAQAEEALLNRIREALLQAKSARTVVPQNNDEEVLMEAFQLITAKPVLYVCNVDESSAVNGNKYVDQVRELVKDEDAEVIVLSVGAEADITELESYEERQIFLEDMGLEEPGASVLIRAAYKLLKQQTYFTAGVKEVRAWTINIGATAPQAAGVIHTDFEKGFIRAEVISYEDYVHYGSEAKAKEAGKFRVEGKEYVVKDGDVMHFRFNV
- a CDS encoding TIGR02117 family protein; its protein translation is MLKKTFKFLGWTLFGIFGFLVLYVLSVYLISKITVNSDADFVKQQRPIPIYILSNGVHTDIVVPIKNEIKDWRNEIQFNQTQSKDSLMNFIAFGWGDKGFYLDTPEWSDLKASTACKAAFGISSSAMHTTFFKQLREGEDCKRIMISKENYQSLVNYISESFRNPIHPEWIEGHSYGKKDAFYEAKGSYSLFYTCNTWANNALKAANQKASLWTVYDKGIFCHYK